CTGATTAGGGAAGATAAtgcaaaaatagtaaaaatggTATATTGAAcgtttgaaaataataaatgtatcacaaaattggcTAAGTGAGGAAAATTGATAGAAAGGATAGAGTTTGGGGAATAGATTACAAATCGGAATGTGCTCACGCTCATTCCCctctaatcatcctgaaaaaggcgtgggaacggggtttgttcctacgaggtacgttagaacgctcgtGTATACGCTTCGGCCCCTTCAGTTTTGTATTCATTGgctttatttgaaaaagatgGTGAGGAAATCTCGTCGAACTCATGTTGCACCGTTATGCCGTACATTCCTACAAGGTACGCGAAGACGCTGCACCGTTATGCCGTCGATCCTCAACTGTTCACTCGTGAACAGTTGAGGATCGAGTGCATAACGGTGCAGCGTCTTCGCGTACCTTATAAGAATGTACGGCGCTTTCCATGTTCTGGGATGATTAGGACTACACCAGGAACCCTATGGCTTCCATTAAGTTCCCACACTACgagaatttcgtgatacgctgctatTAATGCTGCCGAGTGATTCTCGTACGGAACCTTGGTGGTTTCGGTGAAGTAAAAACCTCATAACAGAGGATGGTCTACATTTTAACACGTTACCAAGTCCCCAGGAGGTCTCACATTTTTGGTAAGGAGAGACCGTGTGCTCTGCGATGATTTGTGTGATTTTTCTACGACTTCGgcatccagaatttttttcactagcCCCCAACGTGAGTTGTTATGGTAACAGATATGAGTAACGCAGTAAAGGGTATCATCATCTTTATCAATTATAATAAGTATCAATAAGAACTTATTGCCTTAAAATCGCTGCAATGGTCGGTCAAATCAACGCCAAAAATGTGAATTGATttcgaatttccttttttctgctgcCGTGTAATGAACGCAgcttattactatttatttctacagCCATTTTACAGGCTCGACAGAAAACGACCAGAAACCAACTTCAACTCTTGAGTGTATTTCGTCAAATTATTGTACAAAGTAAGttataatagtaaaaaaagaatggtttAGACGGTAAAATATTCATACAGGATAAACAGCTCGGTCGTTCTTTCACAGAACATGTAATCCCCATGTATGGTAGAGTCAGAACGACATAAAGCAGAGTGCAGTTGGGCACATAGTTGCGctagaagcggtgcgatgaAATGCAGAAATTCGAAATCGAAATGGGACCATCGCTTGCCCTGTCAGCACCACTTGCCGGTGCAGTTCACAGAGGTCCCACCTTGGTCCCAACCGCTAACTTCATTACGCTTTTTCAGGCACAGCCATCTACGCAAACGCTCACGAGCTTCACgttttcacgtcattttaaaggcatcactccacgaatctgaggtggtacggattttgggtggagtattcgtacatgggattgtagattatggaaaagtgggtgattccgtccatttcttgctaattgccgtgaaaaaaggGAGAttcggcgtgtgcacacggctggcgcgctccaatcgtactcgtcgtcgtagaaaatagcgcgtcggaatgctcgaagccgtatcttccaggctgttttttacgacaattattaggaaatggatggaattacCCACTctctttaatctacgatcccgtacacgaatactccacctgaaatccgttccacctcagatttctggggtgatgcctttaacctgaGTAATATGCTCGCCGGCATCCACGTCCGCAACGCGTCCACAGCAGCTCGTTCCCTACTCTTTCCGGTACACATCTTTTCGTCTGCTGTGCAATAATCGAATACACCAGCGGTCGTTCGGGAAAACATAAGCAGAAGCACGTCTACActtaaaacatatttttttctgttccaggACTGTACAAAAAGTGgataagaaaagaattaataTCTATTGGTGTGACATCAATGAATGTGAGGTGAAGATCTGCGTGATTTCCTCTCTACAGCTTTTGTCTTCTACAAAGAATCATTCTTTCAGAAAGAAGGATGCTCCAAGAACGATATGTATCCTATTAAATGCTGCTGCAAAGGGGATCTTTGCAATTCTACGACGAAGAAGTCCATATTTTCTGCAATTGTTTCTATGATTTTAGTGAAGTTTGTGATTCTTTGAATAAAACCTGCACGGCTGAATTGATTTATATTTTCCTGTTATAGATGTAAGAAGTATTGTAAAATGCTGATGCTAGATccggaaattaaaaaaaaaaaacactgcagaGGAAAGGTGGTAGGATGAAAACGGCTTTATCAACAGGCTTTGAGAAGATTCCCAAATTCTCTTACTCCGATTTTTGTGtgaaatacataaat
This is a stretch of genomic DNA from Necator americanus strain Aroian chromosome II, whole genome shotgun sequence. It encodes these proteins:
- a CDS encoding hypothetical protein (NECATOR_CHRII.G4562.T1) is translated as MSSLLYYFVLFEIIAFTTAIKCYEGSTENDQKPTSTLECISSNYCTKTVQKVDKKRINIYWCDINECEKEGCSKNDMYPIKCCCKGDLCNSTTKKSIFSAIVSMILVKFVIL